ATGGCTGGGCATCCTGCTGGCCTTCATCGGCATCGGCGTCGCATTTGCCGGCGGCGTGTCGTGGGACAACCTGGACCGGCGCATGCTGCTCGGCGATGCCCTCGGCGTACTGGCTGGCGCGGCATGGGGGGCTACCACGGTGGTGGTGCGTGCATCGCGGCTGTCGGAAGCGCCGGTGACCCTGACCTTGTTCTATCAGCTGATCGTCGGTTTTGTCGGCCTGCTGCTGATTGCGATCTTCAGTGGCCAGGTGTCCCATGTCAGCCTGACCCCGGTGGCAATCGGCAGCGTGCTGTTCCAGGGATTGGTGGTGTCCTTTATCAGCTATCTGGTGTGGTTCTGGTTACTGAGACGCTACCTTGCGGCGAACCTCGCGGTGTTCTCGTTCATGACGCCGCTGTTCGGCGTGACCTTCGGCGTGTTGCTGCTGGGCGAAGAACTGACCCTGAACTTCATCATCGGCGCCGTGCTGGTGTTGCTCGGCATCACCTTTGTCAGCGCTGAACAGTGGGTTCGCCGGCGTTTGCGCACACTGCTGGGGCAGCGCTGAACGGACCCAGCAATAACCCGCCGGCCAGTATCAGGCCGCTGCCCGCCACCAGCAGCGCCGGCTGCAAACCTCCACTGAAATGGCTGCTGACTGCCGCCAGCAATGGCCCGCTGAGCTGACCCAGGGCGAAGCAGGCGGTCAACAGGCCGGCGTTGCGTTGGGTCGCCGCGGGGGCCAACTCTCGCGAGCGCTGCATCACCAGTTGCATGCAGGCCAGAAACGGCGTGCCGCAGAGCAGCACACCCAGCGCCAGACCGAAACCGCTACCCAGCAGGCAGGCAAATACACCGGCGGCCTGCAACCACAAGGTGGCGATCAACCACCGGCGTGACGAGTCCGGCCCAGGCCGACGCAAG
This region of Pseudomonas fluorescens genomic DNA includes:
- a CDS encoding DMT family transporter, coding for MIATRRSVDGFALQIMVGLCLVWGIQQVMIKWAAADIAPVMQAAGRSGISALLVGLLICWKGGWTQVGTTWRGGLLAGALFGLEFLFISEGLQLTTAAHMSVFLYTAPIFTALGVHWLLPSERLRAVQWLGILLAFIGIGVAFAGGVSWDNLDRRMLLGDALGVLAGAAWGATTVVVRASRLSEAPVTLTLFYQLIVGFVGLLLIAIFSGQVSHVSLTPVAIGSVLFQGLVVSFISYLVWFWLLRRYLAANLAVFSFMTPLFGVTFGVLLLGEELTLNFIIGAVLVLLGITFVSAEQWVRRRLRTLLGQR